One genomic window of Synergistes jonesii includes the following:
- a CDS encoding pyruvate carboxylase subunit B translates to MSEVEIKKKIKAENGMVIATKVTTGASEEAKTAPRIAVEENKKPEAPTPKPKRRAGITETAFRDAHQSIMATRLRTDDMLPICEAMDEVGYHSIEMWGGATFDAAMRFLGEDPWERLRKIKKRLRKTKTQMLMRGQNIVGYRHYSDEVVREFVKRAIGNGVDIVRVFDALNDLRNMEIAADAVKREGGELQMTISYTISPVHTLNLFAKQARDMADMGADSICIKDMAGLLSPVAASALVKAIKKRVDLPVQIHSHYTSGMAAMSYLAALEAGADVVDCAISPFAMGTSQPATETIVAALAGGPLDTELSLEKLLPVAKHYQALHEKYKDIIMGVSGVNVNILLYQIPGGMYSNLQSQLKEGGCLEKFAEVMEEVPRVRKEMGYPPLVTPTSQIVGTQAAMNVITGKRWKMVPHEVQQYFRGYYGKTPAPVDPEIQKLVLGDEKPITCRPGEKIPPEIEAAKKEIGVWCTQPEDLLSYILFPQVAKDFLPNKFSRENLVNIGQDEQDAPEAYEI, encoded by the coding sequence ATGTCCGAAGTTGAAATCAAAAAAAAGATTAAGGCAGAAAACGGCATGGTAATAGCGACTAAGGTCACTACCGGCGCGTCGGAAGAGGCGAAGACGGCCCCGCGCATCGCGGTGGAGGAGAACAAAAAGCCCGAAGCGCCGACGCCTAAGCCCAAACGCCGCGCCGGCATAACGGAGACCGCGTTCCGCGACGCCCACCAGTCGATCATGGCGACGCGCCTCCGCACCGACGACATGCTGCCGATCTGCGAGGCGATGGACGAGGTAGGCTATCATTCGATAGAGATGTGGGGAGGGGCCACCTTCGACGCCGCGATGCGCTTTTTAGGCGAGGACCCGTGGGAGAGGCTGCGCAAAATCAAGAAACGCCTCAGAAAGACTAAGACGCAGATGCTGATGCGCGGGCAGAACATAGTCGGCTACCGCCATTATTCCGACGAAGTCGTGCGCGAGTTCGTCAAGCGCGCGATAGGCAACGGCGTCGACATCGTCCGCGTCTTCGACGCGCTGAACGACCTGCGCAACATGGAGATAGCGGCGGACGCCGTCAAGAGAGAAGGCGGAGAGCTGCAGATGACTATCTCCTATACGATATCGCCGGTGCACACGCTCAACCTCTTTGCAAAGCAGGCGCGCGACATGGCCGATATGGGGGCCGACTCGATATGCATCAAGGACATGGCGGGGCTTCTCTCCCCCGTAGCGGCTTCGGCTCTCGTAAAGGCGATAAAGAAAAGGGTAGACCTGCCCGTGCAGATTCACAGCCACTACACGAGCGGCATGGCGGCCATGAGCTATCTGGCCGCGCTCGAAGCCGGCGCCGACGTCGTCGACTGCGCTATCTCCCCCTTCGCTATGGGCACGAGCCAGCCCGCAACGGAGACGATAGTTGCGGCCCTCGCCGGCGGCCCGCTCGACACAGAGCTGTCGCTCGAGAAACTGCTGCCTGTCGCGAAACACTATCAAGCGCTTCACGAGAAATACAAGGACATCATCATGGGCGTCTCCGGCGTCAACGTCAACATACTCCTTTATCAGATACCGGGCGGAATGTATTCCAACCTTCAGAGTCAGCTTAAAGAGGGTGGATGCCTTGAAAAGTTCGCTGAGGTCATGGAAGAGGTGCCGCGCGTGCGCAAGGAGATGGGCTATCCGCCTCTTGTGACGCCGACGAGCCAGATAGTCGGAACGCAAGCCGCGATGAACGTGATAACGGGCAAGCGCTGGAAGATGGTCCCGCACGAAGTCCAGCAGTACTTCCGCGGCTACTACGGCAAGACGCCGGCGCCGGTAGACCCCGAGATTCAGAAGCTGGTGCTCGGCGACGAAAAGCCTATCACCTGCCGCCCGGGCGAAAAGATTCCGCCCGAGATTGAAGCGGCGAAAAAAGAAATAGGCGTATGGTGTACGCAGCCGGAGGACTTGCTCTCCTACATACTCTTCCCGCAGGTCGCGAAAGACTTCCTTCCGAACAAATTCTCAAGGGAAAACCTTGTGAACATCGGCCAGGACGAGCAGGATGCGCCGGAAGCTTACGAAATATAG
- the fsa gene encoding fructose-6-phosphate aldolase, whose translation MKFFLDTANIDEIKAACSWGVISGVTTNPTLVSKEGGIDFYARVREIAEAVNGPVSAEAVSLERDRLVAEAIELAKIHPQVVVKVPMCPDGLGAVKELAARGIKTNATLIFSVNQALLAAAAGAAYVSPFVGRLDDIGEDGLALVRDIAEIFAGYGIGSQIIAASLRHPAHVRECARAGADIATVPFKVLKMMFEHPLTAKGIAQFNADWEKYRGRLA comes from the coding sequence ATGAAATTTTTTCTCGATACGGCGAACATAGACGAGATAAAGGCGGCGTGTTCGTGGGGGGTCATCAGCGGAGTCACGACGAATCCGACCCTCGTCTCGAAAGAGGGCGGCATCGACTTTTACGCCCGCGTGCGCGAGATAGCGGAGGCCGTAAACGGCCCGGTCAGCGCCGAAGCGGTCTCGCTCGAGAGAGACCGGCTCGTCGCCGAGGCGATCGAGCTTGCGAAGATACACCCGCAGGTGGTGGTAAAAGTGCCGATGTGTCCAGACGGCCTCGGCGCCGTCAAAGAGCTCGCCGCGCGCGGCATAAAGACTAACGCGACGCTCATCTTCAGCGTCAACCAGGCTTTGCTTGCGGCCGCAGCGGGTGCGGCCTACGTCAGCCCCTTCGTAGGCCGCCTGGACGACATCGGCGAGGATGGGCTCGCCCTCGTCCGCGATATCGCGGAAATCTTCGCCGGCTACGGCATCGGCAGCCAAATCATCGCCGCGAGCCTACGCCATCCTGCGCACGTGCGCGAGTGCGCCAGAGCCGGCGCCGACATAGCCACCGTCCCCTTCAAGGTGTTGAAGATGATGTTTGAACATCCGCTCACGGCGAAGGGGATAGCGCAGTTCAACGCCGACTGGGAAAAATACCGGGGCAGGCTTGCTTAA
- a CDS encoding lactate utilization protein, producing MDISEAKKKSNKQLGETVCKALAARGFRAQYADDGEAACERVLEMIADGASVGIPGTVTVRELGLPERLEEKGCRISEHWLPGMTPEERRAAMIGELSADWFLTSANALAMDGTIVNVDGTGNRTAGMSWGPGKVIYIIGVNKITPDVHSALKRARNVATPPNALRLARRTPCAVTGRCSDCDSEDRLCRIVMLLERAPIGRECHVIIVGEELGY from the coding sequence ATGGACATATCCGAAGCGAAGAAGAAAAGCAACAAACAGCTTGGCGAGACCGTCTGTAAGGCGCTCGCCGCGCGCGGGTTCCGCGCCCAGTATGCGGACGACGGGGAGGCTGCCTGTGAGCGCGTGCTCGAAATGATAGCAGACGGCGCCTCGGTCGGCATTCCCGGAACGGTTACCGTGCGCGAACTCGGCCTGCCGGAGCGGCTCGAAGAAAAGGGCTGCCGCATCAGCGAGCACTGGCTGCCCGGCATGACCCCGGAGGAGCGGAGGGCGGCGATGATCGGCGAGCTGAGCGCGGACTGGTTCCTGACCAGCGCGAACGCGCTCGCGATGGACGGCACGATCGTTAACGTCGACGGCACCGGCAACCGCACAGCGGGGATGTCGTGGGGGCCCGGCAAGGTCATTTATATCATCGGCGTCAACAAGATCACGCCGGATGTCCACTCGGCGCTGAAACGCGCACGCAATGTCGCGACGCCGCCGAACGCGCTGCGCCTGGCGCGCAGGACGCCCTGCGCCGTCACCGGCCGCTGCTCCGACTGCGATAGCGAAGACAGGCTGTGCCGTATCGTAATGCTGTTGGAACGCGCGCCGATCGGGCGCGAGTGCCATGTGATAATAGTCGGCGAGGAGCTCGGATATTAG